Proteins from a genomic interval of Euwallacea fornicatus isolate EFF26 chromosome 39, ASM4011564v1, whole genome shotgun sequence:
- the E(Pc) gene encoding enhancer of polycomb homolog 1, whose product MSKLSFRARALDPSKSMPIFLGEELPDLPDFSAINRAVPQMPTGMQKEEECEHHLQRAICAGHIIPTPEVTDVPLNDFYDRMYPSNYKQPRQLIHMQPFTMEQEVPDYDMDSDDERWLQAQKPRLDITPVKFEEMMDRLEKSSGQTVVTLAEAKALLKEDDELTIAVFDYWLNKRLKTQHPLILSVRTEHRTGQAANNPYLAFRRRTEKMQTRKNRKNDEVSYEKMLKLRRDLGRAVMLLELVKRREKCKREFVHLTVEVFEKRFQARDYNGLVVAEAQALKAASTPARPAFTPIFHNHNQSWADAVASQVQAAVQHHSKGSIKDELLSRREKRQYKKRKHKSLAGRGGGLEGLSSDEEGSPGGGQRGEASPEPEEPEDEGPFAFRRNRLCSYHKPLPTPGDWPWCSPQENGAGDKRFRFTLTSLSNRKCIGFARRRVGRGGRIILDRAATDCDDFWRGLDFTIVEPKACDVSDPLAERLKVESEMLLRTRDCTSTYNKFSAVTASGSADSGFASGFSADFLSDSDFDRVKVECKTEPPDTEAQVLHNNGGDPGGGGGEDTVEFLRALRRDWLHFRPKTPPPDYEPPCHLLPADDPCPFSGGALPTFQMEVEPLDPSSSVFVDSSPFLSEPFELDRRWPTDDHRNPKLGPQDPIFDEDDDEEAPLQEQMERDACNSWRKVGVSSFTLRDAGGEVKCQEDEEHCVRKAGWSIGNNANGLLPQITLANDVSTSPSRTSRSNNKLQPYAYGNNAAVGKLSLLTSAQSLTLNSHSANNILEFPLTAAVDVAVDSAVLPAQGSATPTSPAPKTTTNSGMRNNKNNTLAMEVT is encoded by the exons ATGTCGAAGCTATCGTTCAGGGCGCGGGCCTTGGACCCAAGCAAATCTATGCCAATTTTCCTGGGGGAGGAGCTGCCCGACTTGCCGGACTTCTCCGCAATCAACAGGGCTGTGCCCCAAATGCCCACGGGGATGCAGAAGGAGGAAGAATGC GAGCACCATTTGCAAAGGGCCATATGCGCCGGGCACATCATCCCAACGCCTGAGGTTACAGATGTGCCCCTCAATGATTTCTATGACAGGATGTATCCTTCTAACTACAAGCAGCCTCGGCAGCTCATCCACATGCAAC CCTTCACCATGGAACAAGAGGTCCCAGACTATGACATGGACTCAGATGATGAGAGGTGGTTGCAGGCCCAAAAACCGCGCCTTGACATCACCCCCGTAAAG TTTGAAGAGATGATGGATCGACTGGAGAAGAGCAGCGGCCAGACAGTGGTGACTCTCGCGGAGGCCAAGGCCCTCCTCAAAGAGGACGATGAGCTTACAATTGCTGTATTCGACTACTGGCTGAACAAACGCCTGAAAACC CAACATCCGCTGATCCTAAGTGTCCGAACCGAGCATCGCACTGGCCAAGCGGCCAACAATCCGTACCTGGCGTTCCGCAGACGCACCGAAAAGATGCAGACGCGCAAGAATCGCAAAAATGACGAGGTGTCCTACGAGAAGATGCTGAAGTTGCGCAGGGATCTGGGTCGTGCCGTGATGTTGCTCGAGCTGGTCAAGCGCAGGGAAAAGTGCAAGCGGGAGTTCGTGCATCTGACCGTCGAGGTGTTTGAAAAGCGGTTCCAGGCGCGTGACTATAATGGATTAGTGGTAGCAGAGGCGCAAGCACTAAAAGCGGCATCAACTCCGGCGCGACCCGCCTTCACGCCCATCTTTCACAACCACAACCAAAGTTGGGCAGACGCGGTGGCTAGTCAGGTGCAAGCGGCCGTGCAACACCACAGCAAGGGATCGATTAAGGACGAA cTGTTGAGCAGGCGCGAAAAACGACAGTACAAAAAGCGCAAACATAAATCGTTGGCAGGACGTGGGGGTGGCCTCGAAGGTCTCTCCTCCGACGAAGAAGGTTCGCCAGGCGGCGGCCAGCGTGGTGAGGCCTCACCCGAGCCTGAGGAACCGGAGGACGAGGGTCCGTTCGCATTTAGGCGCAATCGGCTGTGTTCGTACCACAAG CCACTGCCCACCCCTGGCGACTGGCCCTGGTGTTCGCCACAGGAAAATGGCGCCGGCGACAAGCGTTTCCGATTCACGTTGACCTCGCTATCAAATCGAAAATGTATCGGATTTGCCCGGCGGAGGGTAGGCCGTGGAGGACGCATCATCTTGGATAGGGCAGCCACTGATTGTGACGACTTCTGGAGAGG GCTTGATTTCACGATAGTTGAGCCCAAGGCTTGTGACGTGTCCGATCCGTTGGCCGAACGGCTGAAGGTGGAATCGGAAATGTTGCTACGGACGCGAGACTGCACTAGTACCTACAATAAATTTAGCGCGGTTACCGCATCGGGGAGTGCGGACAGCGGTTTCGCGAGTGGTTTCAGTGCCGATTTTCTCAGTGACAGCGATTTCGACCGGGTTAAAGTTGAGTGCAAAACGGAGCCGCCCGACACCGAGGCACAAGTACTACACAACAATGGTGGTGATccaggaggaggaggaggggaAGACACGGTTGAGTTTCTCAGGGCGTTGCGGAGGGATTG GTTGCACTTCCGGCCAAAAACTCCGCCTCCCGACTACGAGCCTCCTTGCCACCTGTTACCCGCCGACGATCCGTGTCCATTTTCGGGTGGAGCACTGCCCACTTTCCAAATGGAGGTGGAACCGCTAGATCCATCGTCCTCAGTGTTCGTCGACAGTAGCCCCTTCCTTTCCGAACCATTCGAACTGGACCGGCGATGGCCGACGGACGATCACCGCAACCCGAAATTAGGCCCGCAGGATCCAATTTTCGACGAAGATGATGATGAGGAGGCGCCCCTGCAAGAGCAGATGGAGAGGGACGCATGCAACAGCTGGAGGAAAGTGGGAGTATCAAGTTTTACGCTTAGGGACGCTGGTGGCGAGGTGAAATGTCAAGAGGACGAGGAGCACTGTGTACGAAAAGCAGGTTGGAGCATTGGAAACAACGCCAATGGCCTGCTGCCGCAGATAACTCTCGCTAATGATG TTTCTACCAGTCCGAGCCGCACGTCACGGAGCAATAACAAACTGCAACCGTACGCTTACGGCAACAATGCCGCCGTCGGAAAACTGAGCCTGCTCACGTCCGCACAATCTCTTACGCTTAATAGTCATAG TGCCAACAACATATTGGAATTCCCGCTGACCGCGGCAGTCGATGTCGCCGTCGATTCGGCGGTATTGCCGGCGCAGGGCAGCGCCACGCCCACTAGCCCCGCACCCAAAACGACAACCAATAGTGGTATGcgcaacaataaaaacaacacCCTTGCGATGGAGGTAACCTGA
- the RpL12 gene encoding large ribosomal subunit protein uL11, protein MPPKFDPSEIKLVYLRCVGGEVGATSSLAPKIGPLGLSPKKVGDDIAKATADWKGLKITVQLKIQNRQASISVVPSAASLIIKALKEPPRDRKKQKNIKHSGNISFDDVIAIARQMRPRSMAKNLSGTVKEVLGTAQSVGCTIDGKAPHDVIDEVNEGSIEVPEE, encoded by the exons ATGCCCCCGAAATTCGATCCCAGTGAGATCAAACTAG TGTATTTGAGATGCGTCGGAGGCGAAGTCGGAGCTACTTCTTCTCTAGCTCCCAAAATCGGTCCTTTAGGTCTG TCTCCCAAAAAAGTTGGTGATGATATCGCTAAGGCTACTGCCGATTGGAAAGGACTGAAAATTACGGTCCAGTTGAAAATCCAGAACCGACAGGCGTCGATTTCTGTAGTTCCCTCAGCTGCGTCTTTGATTATCAAGGCCCTTAAAGAACCGCCAAGGGATCGCAAGAAGCAGAAAAACA TTAAACATAGCGGCAACATTTCCTTTGACGATGTCATTGCTATTGCTCGGCAAATGAGGCCCAGATCTATGGCTAAAAACCTTTCAGGGACCGTTAAAGAAGTCTTAG GCACTGCACAATCAGTCGGTTGCACGATAGATGGAAAGGCACCCCATGATGTCATAGATGAAGTCAACGAGGGAAGCATTGAGGTGCCTGAAGAGTGA
- the IFT54 gene encoding TRAF3-interacting protein 1 isoform X1, giving the protein MIQIVIFFLKMSEISLEVIKRTQKSLGKYVKKPILTDKLLKKPPFRFLHDVIKAIIKETGFMEGLFSEAELTSDNVKEKDTKIAFLAKLIDAVKTVSKTDLKVRPSKIVAGLEPTETNILLQTIAKLIDRKIDTKSYVAGLNQPGQLVKKTSKGGKIDKKTSSNNNHKVEREGSLTKPTKKAVVEASKNSERGNKESTRKSKKEKKNISNKCEESDRNNIVVSEEPPLSMESATRTKEIVDETLINNSVAVVDNASVVNNESDIVAKTSPAILENSSSPAAEIKFSNPRQGSAGLVRPKSARPKSGDKNPTLKQTLRPPSVRPSSARPGAPRLRPDSALPSSVNEAMGNIKVIVETFDGGSLGDDETTVVVHNASELAEDDVDEVTIEGANKGQLVEQILEQIQEGGMMTRKVEINWEQDGLRGKDATTKEVGHLRNLIQSLTRTGNTLGKLMNYLHEDFEAMHNELQMWTDTKKQLYGEIKKQKKAGIESSKPLQDKLGRLRENIRRLEGEVLGVRGNILRNEERISELLTSAN; this is encoded by the exons ATGAtccaaattgtgatttttttcttgaaaatgtcaGAAATAAGTTTAGAAGTCATCAAAAGAACCCAAAAATCTTTGGGAAAATACGTGAAAAAGCCAATCTTGACTGATAAACTCCTGAAGAAGCCTCCTTTCAGATTTCTGCACGATGTCATCAAAGCGATCATCAAGGAAACAGGGTTCATGGAGGGGCTGTTTTCGGAGGCCGAGCTTACTTCAGATAACGTTAAGGAAAAAGATACCAAAATCGCTTTTTTGGCCAAGCTTATTGATGCCGTTA AGACAGTTTCAAAGACCGACCTCAAAGTTCGGCCCAGCAAAATAGTGGCTGGGCTGGAGCCAACAGAAACCAACATTTTACTGCAAACTATTGCCAAGTTGATAGACAGAAAAATAGACACCAAGAGTTATGTTGCTGGTTTAAATCAACCAGGCCAACTAGTTAAGAAAACCTCTAAAGGCGGTAAAATCGATAAGAAGACGAGTAGCAATAACAATCACAAAGTTGAAAGAGAGGGCAGCCTTACTAAACCTACAAAAAAAGCTGTTGTGGAGGCCTCTAAGAATAGTGAAAGAGGCAATAAAGAGTCAACTAGGAAAAgcaaaaaggagaaaaaaaatatcagtaaTAAGTGCGAGGAGAGTGACAGAAACAATATAGTAGTATCTGAAGAGCCTCCTTTGAGTATGGAGTCTGCAACAAGAACAAAGGAAATAGTTGATGAAACACTTATTAATAATAGTGTTGCAGTTGTTGATAATGCATCCGTAGTAAATAATGAATCAGACATAGTAGCCAAAACATCGCCagcaattttagaaaattcttcTAGTCCTGCAGCagagataaaattttcaaatccaAGACAAGGCAGTGCAGGCCTAGTTAGGCCTAAATCAGCAAGACCTAAAAGTGGAGACAAGAACCCCACATTAAAACAAACATTGAGGCCTCCCAGTGTACGGCCTTCGAGTGCTAGGCCTGGAGCACCCCGGTTGCGACCTGACTCAGCCTTACCATCATCAGTCAATGAGGCAATGGGCAACATTAAAGTAATAGTGGAAACTTTTGATGGAGGGAGTTTGGGCGATGATGAAACTACTGTTGTGGTACAC AATGCATCAGAGCTGGCTGAAGATGATGTTGATGAAGTCACTATTGAGGGAGCAAATAAGGGGCAACTAGTTGAACAGATTCTGGAGCAAATACAAGAAGGGGGAATGATGACTAGGAAAGTCGAGATCAATTGGGAGCAAGATG GTTTGCGCGGAAAGGACGCCACCACAAAAGAAGTAGGTCATCTTCGAAATCTGATACAATCCCTAACCAGAACAGGTAATACTCTGGGCAAATTGATGAACTATCTACATGAGGATTTTGAAGCAATGCATAATGAATTGCAAATGTGGACTGATACAAAAAAGCAGTTGTATGGAGAAATCAAGAAGCAAAAGAA AGCAGGAATAGAGTCTAGCAAGCCACTACAAGATAAGCTAGGGAGACTAAGGGAGAACATTAGAAGGCTTGAAGGAGAAGTTTTAGGAGTGAGAGGCAACATTTTGAGGAATGAGGAAAGGATCTCGGAGCTATTGACTAGcgctaattaa
- the IFT54 gene encoding TRAF3-interacting protein 1 isoform X2: MEGLFSEAELTSDNVKEKDTKIAFLAKLIDAVKTVSKTDLKVRPSKIVAGLEPTETNILLQTIAKLIDRKIDTKSYVAGLNQPGQLVKKTSKGGKIDKKTSSNNNHKVEREGSLTKPTKKAVVEASKNSERGNKESTRKSKKEKKNISNKCEESDRNNIVVSEEPPLSMESATRTKEIVDETLINNSVAVVDNASVVNNESDIVAKTSPAILENSSSPAAEIKFSNPRQGSAGLVRPKSARPKSGDKNPTLKQTLRPPSVRPSSARPGAPRLRPDSALPSSVNEAMGNIKVIVETFDGGSLGDDETTVVVHNASELAEDDVDEVTIEGANKGQLVEQILEQIQEGGMMTRKVEINWEQDGLRGKDATTKEVGHLRNLIQSLTRTGNTLGKLMNYLHEDFEAMHNELQMWTDTKKQLYGEIKKQKKAGIESSKPLQDKLGRLRENIRRLEGEVLGVRGNILRNEERISELLTSAN; encoded by the exons ATGGAGGGGCTGTTTTCGGAGGCCGAGCTTACTTCAGATAACGTTAAGGAAAAAGATACCAAAATCGCTTTTTTGGCCAAGCTTATTGATGCCGTTA AGACAGTTTCAAAGACCGACCTCAAAGTTCGGCCCAGCAAAATAGTGGCTGGGCTGGAGCCAACAGAAACCAACATTTTACTGCAAACTATTGCCAAGTTGATAGACAGAAAAATAGACACCAAGAGTTATGTTGCTGGTTTAAATCAACCAGGCCAACTAGTTAAGAAAACCTCTAAAGGCGGTAAAATCGATAAGAAGACGAGTAGCAATAACAATCACAAAGTTGAAAGAGAGGGCAGCCTTACTAAACCTACAAAAAAAGCTGTTGTGGAGGCCTCTAAGAATAGTGAAAGAGGCAATAAAGAGTCAACTAGGAAAAgcaaaaaggagaaaaaaaatatcagtaaTAAGTGCGAGGAGAGTGACAGAAACAATATAGTAGTATCTGAAGAGCCTCCTTTGAGTATGGAGTCTGCAACAAGAACAAAGGAAATAGTTGATGAAACACTTATTAATAATAGTGTTGCAGTTGTTGATAATGCATCCGTAGTAAATAATGAATCAGACATAGTAGCCAAAACATCGCCagcaattttagaaaattcttcTAGTCCTGCAGCagagataaaattttcaaatccaAGACAAGGCAGTGCAGGCCTAGTTAGGCCTAAATCAGCAAGACCTAAAAGTGGAGACAAGAACCCCACATTAAAACAAACATTGAGGCCTCCCAGTGTACGGCCTTCGAGTGCTAGGCCTGGAGCACCCCGGTTGCGACCTGACTCAGCCTTACCATCATCAGTCAATGAGGCAATGGGCAACATTAAAGTAATAGTGGAAACTTTTGATGGAGGGAGTTTGGGCGATGATGAAACTACTGTTGTGGTACAC AATGCATCAGAGCTGGCTGAAGATGATGTTGATGAAGTCACTATTGAGGGAGCAAATAAGGGGCAACTAGTTGAACAGATTCTGGAGCAAATACAAGAAGGGGGAATGATGACTAGGAAAGTCGAGATCAATTGGGAGCAAGATG GTTTGCGCGGAAAGGACGCCACCACAAAAGAAGTAGGTCATCTTCGAAATCTGATACAATCCCTAACCAGAACAGGTAATACTCTGGGCAAATTGATGAACTATCTACATGAGGATTTTGAAGCAATGCATAATGAATTGCAAATGTGGACTGATACAAAAAAGCAGTTGTATGGAGAAATCAAGAAGCAAAAGAA AGCAGGAATAGAGTCTAGCAAGCCACTACAAGATAAGCTAGGGAGACTAAGGGAGAACATTAGAAGGCTTGAAGGAGAAGTTTTAGGAGTGAGAGGCAACATTTTGAGGAATGAGGAAAGGATCTCGGAGCTATTGACTAGcgctaattaa
- the LOC136349704 gene encoding zinc finger protein 678-like yields MDVSGAIIKNELHDVHFVKIEEPEVTRLILQNVAESPQIQQQRQILTSSEIPQILQQYHTVEEDGTVKIVQLQDGLYTYIIENEDIEGDEHYIIEEYVEEYQEPQYEAVYIQAIDPISEDTEIYTISEEIEEELPLAKAPQKKELAKQKPHSSKIKLETPLKKEGADKAPMEPSEENFGEEEMDVLYECSICKKNFKTPQGVKRHISISHSQPKPKPPTSDELSFSLCPCCGEPSDSAHTLGEFDCDQCDKLFSMQKALQRHKCIEHPVNDKYGCYECKKLFTTKQDIVEHVRVHPLKSVKCEDCGREFSRFSHLERHVGQTGCMGVLKRVYECRVCGKSFSRKDNLGEHLKAHAGIVNRRKRTITCEFCMREFSALGLLQIHVRTHTGEKPYGCDICDKKFPSSGALKKHRRKHTGEKPYTCNQCGVKFAAKETLNRHWRTHTGEKPHKCQFCGKAFIQAAQLRAHIFHHTGENAFTCPHCSRSFNRKLRLTMHIKFMHEGAEPLNCPQEGCTKTFFRKEDIQRHMMTHSGEKPFKCEVCDKAFAVRSSLRVHQNIHKKEKPVACEVCNRAFIRRDCLIRHMRARHRDLLEDIVANVEKKRLQNQLLRALPDANDKDFLKDTNVWNELTLTESVKELLGLLVDEECLTEFGHPEAPVDKVLESVIRKCGHTPAEEDTFDYIGKMRENAKLLFTVVIDDKAVKELLNNKTVDEVIMYVLKMARKQANDESEEEIEVKPSIDVLEEEKSEDHQSKQ; encoded by the exons ATGGACGTCTCTGGAGCAATAATCAAAAACGAGCTACATGACGTTCACTTCGTGAAAATTGAAGAGCCAGAGGTGACTAGGTTAATCCTACAAAATGTCGCAGAGTCTCCGCAGATACAGCAACAACGGCAGATCCTCACTTCTTCAGAAATTCCTCAAATTTTGCAGCAATATCATACTGTCGAGGAGGATGGCACTGTCAAGATTGTGCAGCTGCAGGACGGATTATACACCTATATTATCGA GAATGAAGATATTGAGGGAGATGAACACTATATTATTGAGGAATACGTGGAGGAGTACCAAGAACCTCAGTATGAGGCTGTTTACATTCAGGCAATTGATCCTATCAGTGAAG ACACAGAAATATACACAATCTCTGAGGAAATTGAAGAGGAACTTCCGCTGGCAAAAGctccacaaaaaaaagag CTTGCCAAACAGAAACCTCAcagctcaaaaataaaattggaaactCCTCTCAAAAAGGAGGGTGCAGACAAAGCTCCGATGGAGCCTAGTGAAGAGAATTTTGGAGAGGAAGAGATGGATGTTCTTTATGAGTGTagcatttgtaaaaaaaacttcaaaaccCCTCAAGGGGTTAAGAGACACATCAGCATTAGTCATTCTCAGCCCAAACCAAAACCTCCCACTTCTGACGAGCTGTCTTTCTCTCTGTGTCCTTGCTGTGGAGAACCTTCTGATTCTGCTCACACT CTAGGGGAGTTTGATTGTGACCAGTGTGACAAATTGTTCTCAATGCAAAAAGCTTTGCAGAGACACAAATGTATTGAACACCCAGTAAATGATAAATATGGGTGTTATGAGTGCAAGAAGTTGTTTACAA caaaACAAGATATTGTGGAGCATGTAAGGGTGCATCCTTTGAAATCAGTAAAGTGCGAGGATTGCGGACGGGAGTTTTCTCGCTTTTCCCACCTTGAGAGACACGTGGGGCAAACCGGTTGCATGGGGGTACTGAAGAGAGTCTATGAGTGCCGG GTGTGTGGCAAATCATTTAGTCGCAAGGACAATTTGGGGGAGCATCTCAAGGCCCACGCAGGTATCGTGAACAGGCGCAAAAGGACAATTACCTGTGAGTTTTGTATGAGAGAGTTCAGTGCTTTAGGATTGTTGCAGATTCATGTTCGAACTCATACTG GAGAAAAACCATACGGTTGTGACATCTGCGACAAAAAGTTTCCTTCTAGCGGCGCCTTGAAGAAGCACCGGCGAAAACACACTGGAGAAAAACCTTATACTTGCAACCAG TGCGGCGTGAAATTCGCAGCTAAAGAAACGCTAAACCGGCACTGGCGCACCCACACTGGGGAAAAGCCGCATAAATGCCAGTTTTGCGGGAAG GCGTTCATTCAGGCAGCTCAGCTCCGCGCCCATATTTTCCATCACACTGGAGAAAATGCATTTACTTGTCCGCACTGTAGCCGCTCCTTCAACAGAAAATTGCGTCTTACCATGCACATAAAATTCATGCACGAGGGTGCGGAGCCGCTGAACTGTCCTCAAGAGGGCTGTACTAAGACCTTCTTTCGTAAGGAGGACATTCAGAGACATATGATGACGCATAGCGGAGAGAAGC cgtTCAAGTGCGAAGTGTGCGATAAAGCATTCGCCGTGCGATCATCGCTTAGAGTTCACCAAAACATtcacaaaaaggaaaaaccaGTGGCCTGTGAAGTGTGCAATAGAGCGTTTATCAGACGGGATTGTTTAATACGACACATGAGGGCCCGGCATAG AGACCTGTTGGAAGACATTGTGGCCAACGTTGAAAAGAAGCGACTGCAAAATCAACTATTACGGGCTTTGCCCGACGCCAATGATAAGGATTTCCTCAAAGACACTAACGTGTGGAACGAGCTCACTTTAACCG AGTCCGTGAAAGAACTTTTGGGGCTGTTGGTTGACGAAGAGTGCCTTACCGAATTCGGTCATCCCGAAGCTCCCGTCGATAAAGTCCTGGAGTCGGTGATTCGGAAATGCGGCCACACCCCCGCCGAGGAGGACACCTTCGATTATATCGGGAAAATGCGGGAGAACGCTAAACTGCTATTCACCGTTGTCATCGATGACAAGGCGGTGAAGGAGCTGCTGAACAACAAAACAGTGGACGAGGTCATTATGTATGTACTGAAAATGGCACGCAAACAAGCGAACGACGAGAGCGAAGAGGAGATCGAAGTGAAACCTTCCATTGATGTTCTCGAGGAGGAAAAATCGGAAGATCATCAATCGAAGCAATGA